The stretch of DNA ATCCGAAATGCGTCGTCTTGTCGTCAGCCGCCATGCCTGCCCGTCCTGTTGGTCCCGGCGGATAATAGGGGCGCCGACGCAAGTTACAATTCATCCTCGGTGTCGCGGCTGTCTAGAAAAATTGACACATGCCCGAGGGCGAGCTACCTTCCACCCCGAGAGACAGTCGCCGAGTAACGCATCCCTGGCGCATGGACGCCGGAAAGGAAAGATCATGGTTCTTGGCATCACGCTTACCGCGGCGACGATTGCGGTTATCGGTTTGTATGTGGTAGGCGCCACGATGATCGTGGAAAAATACGAAGGCATGGTGCGCAAGAACCGCAAGTAGGTCCTGCCCGCCATCCTTTGGCGGATGGTGAGAGATGCCCGAACTGCCCGAGGTGGAAACCGTTCGCCGCGGGCTTGAACCGGTCATGACGGGCCATCGCATCGTCCGCGTCGAAACAAGGCGCCCGGATCTGCGATGGCCCTTCCCCCCCCGAATGGCAGAACGCCTGACCGGCGCCAGCGTGATCACGCTGCGCCGCCGGTCGAAATACATCCTTGCCGACCTGGACACCCGCGAGACGCTGATCATCCACCTGGGCATGTCCGGGCGCATGCTGATTTCAGATGGCGGTCCGGCGCGCGCCCTGGGCGAGTATGTCCATGAGCGCGAGACGCCCGGAAAGCACGATCATGTCGTGCTGGAGATGTCTGGCGGTGCGCGCATCACCTTCAACGACGCAAGACGATTCGGCGCGATGGATCTGTGTCCCACGGCAGCCGTCGACGGGCACAAGCTGCTGGCGGCGCTGGGGCCGGAACCGCTGGGCAACGAATTCTCTGCCGGGCATCTGGTGGCCCGCCTGGCGGGGCGGCGCACGCCGATCAAGGCCGCGCTTCTGGACCAGACGATCGTGGCCGGTCTTGGCAACATCTATGTCTGCGAGGCCCTCTGGCGCACCGGCATCCACCCGAAGCGGCTGGCCGGCAAGCTGTCGCGCGCCCGGATCGAGGCGCTGGTACCAGCCATCCGCGACGTGCTGGTCGAGGCGATCGAGGCCGGGGGCTCGTCCCTGCGCGACTACCGCCAGACCGACGGCGAGCTTGGCTATTTCCAGCACAGCTTCGCCGCCTATGGCCGCGAAGGTGAGCCCTGCCGTCGCGACGGCTGCACCGGGACCATCCGCCGCATCGTCCAGTCGGGGCGTTCCTCCTTCTACTGCGGCGGCTGCCAGCGATAGGCTTGCGCTGCGGGACTTGCATGGTAACTCTGGCCGCCAAACCAGCGAGGAGGCCCCGTCATGGGCTATGAGACGATCATCGTCGAGACGGACGAGCATGTGGGCACGGTGCGGCTCAACCGTCCCGAGGCGCTCAACGCGCTGAATTCCCAACTGCTCGAGGAGCTGGCGAAGGCACTTGCTGCCTTCGATCGCAACGACAAGATCAGGGTCATCGTGCTGACCGGATCGGAAAAGGCCTTTGCCGCCGGGGCGGATGTGAAGGAGATGGCCGAGAAGAACTTCGTCGACATGTTCTCCGAGGACTTCTTCACCGCCCAGACAGAGTCGATGCTTCGCGTCCGCAAGCCGATCATCGCGGCCGTATCCGGCTACGCGCTGGGCGGTGGATGCGAGCTGGCCATGATGTGCGACTTCATCATTTGCTCGGACACGGCGAAATTCGGCCAGCCCGAAATCAACCTCGGCGTTATCGCGGGGATCGGCGGCACCCAGCGCCTGACCCGTCTGGTCGGCAAGTCCAAGTCGATGGAGATGCACCTGACCGGCCGCATGATGGACGCCGAGGAGGCAGAGCGCGCGGGTCTCGTGAGTCGCATCGTCCCGGCCAAGGACCTGATGTCCGAAGTCATGAAGACCGCCGAGAAGATCTCGGAAAAATCGCCGCTGGCCGTCATGGCGGTGAAGGAGGCGGTCAACCGTTCCTACGAGACCACCCTGCGCGAGGGTATCCTGTTCGAGCGGCGGCTGTTCAACGCGCTTTTCGCGACCGAGGACCAGACCGAGGGCATGGCCGCCTTCGTTGAAAAGCGCACACCGCAGTTCCGCGGCAAATAAGGGGGACTGCAGGCGTTGACTCGGGTCGCGACTGGGTCTATGCACGCGCTTCAAACGGAAACCCAGACGATTTTGGAACGTACACATGGCCAACTCGCCAGGCTCTAAGAAACGCGCACGCCAGGCGCTCCGCCGGACCGATGTCAACAAGGCGCGCCGTTCGCGGGTCCGGACCTTCATCCGCCGCGTCGAGGAAGCCATCACCGGCGGCGATGCGCAGCAGGCTCGCGAAGCCCTGCAGCAGGCGCAGCCCGAGATCATGCGCTCTGTGACCAAGGGCATCCTGCACAAGAACACCGCGTCGCGTAAGATTTCGCGGCTGGCTGCACGGGTCAAGGCGCTCAACGCCTGATTCATCAGCCGGACAAAGGAATGACGCGTCCGTCAAGCGGGCGCGTTGTTTTTTTGTGCGCTGTTGTAATGTTACCGTAACGTCATGTTCAGCTTTTGGTCCCGTTGCCCGAATCCGCGGCCGGGACTAGCGTTTCCCCCGGCGGCCGCTCTTGATCGCCAGCACCTAAAAATTTGAAAATATTACACAACAATACAGCCATAAATTGGCTGTATTGTTGTGCGTATTTATTTGAATAACTCCTCAAACCACTCCGAATCCGCAGCGTGACATGAAATGAGCGTCAAGCTCTACTTCATGTTGAAAGCCTGTTTGAGCGCGGACTACATTCCCACCGTCAGATCAGAGGGGCAGAGATTCCATGACCGTCCAGGCCAGCCTGAGCATCGATGAGTGTGATCCCGAGGAAACCTGGAACGCCCTGAAAGACGACCCCCGGGCGCAGCTGGTCGACGTTCGCACCCGCCCCGAATGGAGCTTTGTGGGCATCGCCGACCTGACGGCGCTTGGCCGGGAAACGATCTTGTCGGAGTGGCGGATGTATCCCGACATGCGGGTGAATGCCCGTTTCGCGGACGATCTGTTCGCCGCCTTCGATGCGCAGATCCCCTCGCAGATCTTCTTCATCTGCCGCTCGGGCGCCCGGTCGCTCGATGCTGCCCGGGCCGTTGCCGAGGTGGCGGCCCAGCGCGGCCTGCACCTGCGGTGCGTGAACGTGGCCGAGGGATTCGAGGGTGATCTCGATCCCCACCGCCACCGCGGCAGCATGAACGGCTGGAAGGCCCGCGGCCTCGCCTGGATCCAGAGCTAGACGAATAATGGGGCGGTCCGGCCCCCATAGCCGGGCACATGCGGGCAGCGTCCTTGCCCGGTCGACACCTGAACAAGAAGAACGGAACGATGACAGATCAGATTTGGGAAAACGTCCGCAGCGGGTTGAACGATTCGCTTGGCGATTCGGCTTTTTCGACCTGGATCGAGCCACTCGAGTTCAGGGGGCTGGAAAACGGGGTCGTCTATCTTGCCGCCCCAACCAGCTTCATAGGGAACTGGGTGTCCCAGCATTATGGCGACCGGATCCGCAACCTGATGAGCACGGCCGGGGTCAAGGTCGCCCGGCTTGATTTCGCGGTGGCGCCCAAGTCTGCCGGCCGCAAGCCGGTGCCGGCGAATGCGCAGCCCGTCGAGACGGCAGAGCCGCGCACGCCGCGCGCGACGCCGGCCGCGCGCACGCCCGATGGTGGTACCGATCTGCCGGGATCGCCTCTGGATGCGCGCTACACCTTCGACAGCTTCGTGGTCGGCAAGCCGAACGAGCTGGCGCATGCCGCGTCGCGCCGGGTGGCCGAAGGGGGGCCGGTCACGTTCAATCCCCTCTTCCTTTATGGCGGGGTCGGGCTGGGCAAGACCCACCTGATGCACGCCATCGCCTGGGAGTTGCAGGCGACCGATCCGTCGCGGCGGGTGCTCTATCTTTCCGCGGAACAGTTCATGTACCGCTTCGTGCAGGCGCTGCGCTACAAGGACACGCTCGGCTTCAAGGAGCTGTTCCGCTCGGTCGATGTGCTGATGGTCGATGACGTGCAGTTCATCGCCGGCAAGGAAAGCACGCAGGAAGAATTCTTCCATACCTTCAATGCGTTGGTCGATCAGAACAAGCAGATCGTGATTTCCGCCGACCGCGCCCCGGGGGAGATTTCCGGGCTTGAGGACCGGATCAAGTCGCGCCTGCAATGCGGCCTGGTGGTGGACCTGCACCCCACCGATTACGAGTTGCGCCTGGGCATCCTTCAGACCAAGGCCGAGGCGCAGTCGCAACTGCACAACGGCATCGAGATCGAGACGCGGGTGCTGGAGTTTCTCGCGCACCGGATCAGTTCCAACGTCCGGGTGCTTGAGGGCGCGCTGACCCGGCTCTACGCCTTCGCCTCGCTGGTGGGGCGCAAGATCGATCTGGACATGACGCAGGAATGTCTCGCCGATGTGCTGCGCGCCTCGGAACGCAAGGTCACGGTGGACGAGATCATCCGCAAGGTGGCCGACCACTACAACGTGCGCATGGCCGACCTGCTGGGTCCGCGCCGGTCGCGCGCGGTGTCGCGGCCGCGCCAGGTGGCCATGTTCCTGTCGAAGACGCTGACCACCAAATCCCTGCCCGAGATTGGCCGTCGCTTCGGCGGGCGCGACCATACCACGGTGATTCACGCAGTGCGGAAGATCGAGGAATTGCGCGCCGTCGACAGCCAGATCGCCGAGGAGGTGGAACTGTTGCGCCGCATGCTGGAGGCCTGACAACTTACGGTAGAGTGATTTTGATCATATTGCCGCCATAAAGCTATTGTTATACATTTCATGGATTGGATGCTGGTCAATTAACACAAGAGCAGGATCGGTATCCGCGGTCGCCCGTGTTTGAGGTTGGGGCGGGAGTTTAAGTGGTAGTGCCGAACACATCTCCGTGGGGGAAGATGGGCTTGGTGGTTTTGGGAACTGCTCAGATGAGTCTTCGATCTATGAACGCGCTGCACCGCCGGGCTTCCGGATTCCTGAGACGTGACGAGAACGGCGGAACCAACACGATCGAATTCGTGCTGTGGCTGCCGATCTTCATCTTTGTCGTGTGCCTTGTCGTGGACGTGTGCTTCCTCTTCCTGTCGCAGGCAATCATGTTCGACGTTGCGTCCGATACGGCGCGCCGCGCCGCGCTGGGGTTGTTCAACGGGATCGATGAGGCTGCAAGGAACGCCGCCGCAGAGGACTTCGCCGCCGATGCTGCGACATTCCTGGGTGTGCGTCCGGCAGTCGATGCAAGCGTCGACACGAACCCGGTTTCCATCGTCATAACGCATGATCCGAGTGCGATCGACCTGACCGGCGTGTTCGGCTTCATCTCGGGCACCGAGATGACGGCGTCGGTCACACAGCTTCGTGAGGGCCTCGCCGCGGCCGAGTGATCGGAGGCGGGGTTCGTGAATTTCCGGGCGGCTTTCGTTTCCGAAGTCGCCGCGTTTTCGTAGATGGTAGCGGAGTGGAGGCGGATATGAGCCCTCTCGGTTTGAAATACAGTGGCTTTCGCAGGAACGAAGACGGCTCGGCCACGGCTTGGTCGATCTTCTGGCTGGTGGTCTTCCTGGTGCTCGGGGGGCTGGTGATCGACGTGTCGAACGCCTACCGCTACAAGTCGGCCCTGCGGGCAACGGCGGATGCCTCGGCGCTGGCCGCGATCATCAGCTATACCGAAGAGACGAAGTTCAACGAGGCCTTCGACTTCCCGGACCCTGCGCCTGCCAGCCCGACAGAGCGGGGCCAGCGTGGCGGCCACCTGCTGGCCAACATCAACATGGATCCCACCGCCAACGTGAACGCCGTCGTTCCCGAAAGCGAGGTGGCGATGGGCTACTGGGATGGGACGACGTTCACGCCCGAGTCGGACTTTGTCACCGGCCAGATAGTGAACGCAGCGCGGGTGACGGCCTTGCGGACTGCTGCCAATTCGAACCCGCTTCAACTGCTTCTGGGTGACAAGCTCGCCCAGCTTGGCGCATGGGACGTCGGGGCGTCTGCGGTGGCAAGCGTGTATGTGCCGCTCGATTGTGCCACGAAAGAAGGCATCATGGTCGGGGGTTTTCTGAATTTCGCGTCCAACAACCTGTTCCAGGGCGATGTCTGCCTGCACGGTGAAGAAGGTATCGACTTCAACACGAACAGCGCATGGCGGGCGAACTCGGACGGGGAGTATCCGCTTGTCAGCTATGGCGTGCCTGGATCGCTTTGCAAGGGTCTTGGCAACTGCGAGGTGAACCCGCCCTATGACAACGTGATCCCGTTTCAGGACGCCACAAACCCCCTGACCCTCGAGATGATCGCCGGAGCACAGAGCTACCTGCCTGATATCGGGCAGATCTACAGCTACTACCAAGAAGTAATCAATAATCCAGCGAACTTCACGACGGCCGGAACAGAACAGAACCGCTATATCCCGGATGCACTGGTCGCGAACCCTGACAGGGATCCGGCGACAGAGGATGCGCAGCTGGTCTCGCCGCCGAGTCTGACCGATTTCGTGTTTCCGAACGGCACCACGACAAGTGTCGTGAACGGTGTTCTGCGCATCACGATTTCGGCCGCAGACTTCGAGGACGTGGTCGAAGGAACGATCGGGAAAGGGGCGAATGCAATCACCCTTACCGGCCCGGCGTTTCCCGCCGGCTCTGTGATCGATATCGACGGTGGCAGCGCGGGGACCTGCGGCAACAACAACGGCAGGCTGGCAGTGACCGGTTCCCGCCCCCTGGATGGCGTCATTCTGAACACCGCCTGCAAGGTGTCATTCAACGGGACCAACAGCTTCGCCGGGTCTGCTCTTTTCACTTCTGCGATCGGAAGCCAGGTGGTGAACGGTAACGCCGGCGCGACGGTGGGTGGCGGAACCTGTGCCGATCCGTCGGGTGGATCGGTGATCGTCGCATTCGGCGACGTGCATTTTGCATCCGGGTTCACCGCGAACAACTCGCGCGTTGTCACCATGTCCGATATCCACATCGCTGCCCAGTCCGATGGGATGCGCGGCGGACAGGTGCTTGCAGCCGGTGACGGTCACTTCTCGTCTCAGGCCGCGTGGCAGGGCTGCCCCAACGGGATATCGGGCGACGATCTGGAACTGGACTACTACTACCGTCTCGTTCTCTGATATAACCGCGCCAGAAAAGTGCAGGGCCGCCACAGGGCGGCCCTTATCTTTTGTGACTACGCATCAACATCTCCTTTTTCTTGAATACTTGCCAGAATGCCGTATCTTCAGGCCTCTGTGAGGGGATGGACCCGGGCCTGTTGCAACCTGTCCCGGTACAGATACGGGCGGGTTACCTGCGTGCGCCCGCGCTGCGTCCTGCGGCAATCCTCACATGGTAGAGTACCTCGTTCCCACGCCAGTTGTGCGTTTACCAGGAACCGGCACGAATCGGGCCTTCGGGCAGGGTCGTCAGGCCGGCGGATGTGAGGACTGATCGGATGAAACCGACTTTCTTGGATATCTACCGGCTTCAGCGGCGGCAGGTCCGCCGTTTCCTGCGCATGGACGAAGACGGCGGGACCAACACGATAGAGTTCGTGCTCTGGCTGCCTATCTTCATTCTCATTCTCGCGCTGGTCGTCGATGTGTGCTTCCTGTTCCTTGCGCAGGCGGTGACCTTCGACGTTGCCTCGGATACCGCGCGGCGACGAGCGGTCAACTTCTTCACGACCGATGCAGCCGCAAGCAACTTCCTTGCCACCGAAGCGACCTTCAACAACACCGCGCCGGTGGTTGCCACCGTGACGACCAGCGGGGTCGAGGTGACGGCCCGTGTGGAATTCGCGCCGGGCGACCTGGATCTTATCGGTGTTCTGGGGTTCATCAGCTCGGACCGCATGTCGGTCCAGGTGCTCCAGCTGAAAGAGGGGATCTGACATGACCACCCTGACCCGCTTCCGCCGCGACGAGAGTGGCGCCGCCACCGCCTGGTCGATCTTCTGGACGGTCATCTTCCTGCTGCTCGCGGGTCTGGTGATCGACGTGGCCAACGCCTACCGCTACCGCGCCGCGCTGCAGGCGACGGCGGACGCTTCGGCCCTTGGCACGCTCATGGCCTACAAGGACGTCGAGAAGTTCAGCGCCTACATGGGCACCGGCCATGTCGATACCAACGATCCCGAGGCGCGCGGCAAGACCGCCGGGTTCACGATGGCCAACACCAACATGGACCCGGTTAAGAACAAGACCAATGTCGCGACCAGATCCAACATCGAGATCGGCCGCTGGGAAAGCGGCACCTTTACCCCCAGCCTGACCAACCCCAACGCCGCCCGCGTGACGGCCCTGCGCAGCGATGACAACGGCAACGGGCTCGACATGCTGCTGCTGAACGCCTTCACCGCACTTGGCTACTGGAACGTCGGGGCGGTCGCCATCGCCGAAGCCTACAAGGCCGGGTGCCCCGCGCGCGAGGGGATCATGGCCGGTGGCACCCTGAACATGTCGTCCAACAACGAGTTCAGGGGCGACCTGTGCCTTCATGGCGAGATCTTCGTGGACCTGCAGAACAACAACTTCTTCTACGACGAGACCGGGGTTTCCTACGGCCAGCAGGGCCAGATCTGCTCGGGTTTCTCGACCTGTGGCGAGGATGTGGCCTTGCGCGTTGCGCCAACGCTGGAGAACCGGATCACGCAGGAAGTCGACGTGATGCCGGACGTCGCGCGACTCTACAGCGATATCTACAACACCATCCTGAACCCGGATTCGGCGCTGACCGACCCCCGCCTCAAGGAGTTCATCCCCTCCGCGCTTATCGCCACGCGTGATGCGGACGGGTTTGCAGAGACGCTGCATCACACCAGCGGGGCCGGTCTCGTGGAGCAGCACACGATAACCGCGTCCGCCTTCAACGACTTGATCGAGGATGCCGCCGCCCCCGTCTACACCAACGGGGAGCTGGTCGGTCCCGATCTGCTGTCGGCCTACAAGAACGACGTCCTGATCGTGAACAGCTGCACCGGGAACAACAAGACCCTGAAGATCGACAAACCGATCGTGATCAGCGACGTGGTGATCCTGACCGAGTGCGACGTCAGCTTCGATTCGGAAATGGTCATGAGCAACACGACGCTTTTCACCACCAGTGGCGAAAAGGGTTCCGGTCGTGCCGCGGTCAGCGGAAGTGCCGCAGTCCGCATCGGTACGGGCACCTGCGAGGATCCGGATGGCGCCTCGCAGATCTTTGCCGCCGGTGACATCAAGTTCGCCGGTCAGTCGATCGTGGAACACTCGCAGCTGCTCAGCTTGAACGACGTGGAGTACGCCGCCCAACCCGACGCATCCGAGGGCACGTTGATCTGGGCGGGGCGCGATGTGAAGATCACCTCGCTGGGTCTGTGGAACGGCTGCATCGACCGCCCCGGAGAGCCGCGCGCCTTCATCCCGGACAAGTACCGCCTCGTCTACTGACGCGGGCCGCACAACCACCCGGCAGGGCCGCCACAGGGCGGCCCTTTCTGCTTGGAAACGCTTGATCGCGCCCCGGATTTCGCTACCTTCGGCGTCCCGGACGGGCAAGGAAAAGGACGAGAACGATGAAGGTCAGCATCGAGCGGTCGGCGCTTCTCAAGGCGATGAGCCGGGCCCAGTCCGTGGTGGAGCGCCGCAATACCATCCCGATCCTGGCCAACGTCCTGATCGAGGCCGAGGGGGACACCCTGGCCTTCCGGGCAACCGACCTGGACATCGAGGTGGTGGACCGTGCGCCAGCCATGGTGATCCGCGCAGGCGCCACGACCGTCGGCGCCCATACATTGCACGAGA from Halovulum dunhuangense encodes:
- a CDS encoding TadE/TadG family type IV pilus assembly protein translates to MSPLGLKYSGFRRNEDGSATAWSIFWLVVFLVLGGLVIDVSNAYRYKSALRATADASALAAIISYTEETKFNEAFDFPDPAPASPTERGQRGGHLLANINMDPTANVNAVVPESEVAMGYWDGTTFTPESDFVTGQIVNAARVTALRTAANSNPLQLLLGDKLAQLGAWDVGASAVASVYVPLDCATKEGIMVGGFLNFASNNLFQGDVCLHGEEGIDFNTNSAWRANSDGEYPLVSYGVPGSLCKGLGNCEVNPPYDNVIPFQDATNPLTLEMIAGAQSYLPDIGQIYSYYQEVINNPANFTTAGTEQNRYIPDALVANPDRDPATEDAQLVSPPSLTDFVFPNGTTTSVVNGVLRITISAADFEDVVEGTIGKGANAITLTGPAFPAGSVIDIDGGSAGTCGNNNGRLAVTGSRPLDGVILNTACKVSFNGTNSFAGSALFTSAIGSQVVNGNAGATVGGGTCADPSGGSVIVAFGDVHFASGFTANNSRVVTMSDIHIAAQSDGMRGGQVLAAGDGHFSSQAAWQGCPNGISGDDLELDYYYRLVL
- the dnaA gene encoding chromosomal replication initiator protein DnaA, producing MTDQIWENVRSGLNDSLGDSAFSTWIEPLEFRGLENGVVYLAAPTSFIGNWVSQHYGDRIRNLMSTAGVKVARLDFAVAPKSAGRKPVPANAQPVETAEPRTPRATPAARTPDGGTDLPGSPLDARYTFDSFVVGKPNELAHAASRRVAEGGPVTFNPLFLYGGVGLGKTHLMHAIAWELQATDPSRRVLYLSAEQFMYRFVQALRYKDTLGFKELFRSVDVLMVDDVQFIAGKESTQEEFFHTFNALVDQNKQIVISADRAPGEISGLEDRIKSRLQCGLVVDLHPTDYELRLGILQTKAEAQSQLHNGIEIETRVLEFLAHRISSNVRVLEGALTRLYAFASLVGRKIDLDMTQECLADVLRASERKVTVDEIIRKVADHYNVRMADLLGPRRSRAVSRPRQVAMFLSKTLTTKSLPEIGRRFGGRDHTTVIHAVRKIEELRAVDSQIAEEVELLRRMLEA
- a CDS encoding TadE/TadG family type IV pilus assembly protein; amino-acid sequence: MSLRSMNALHRRASGFLRRDENGGTNTIEFVLWLPIFIFVVCLVVDVCFLFLSQAIMFDVASDTARRAALGLFNGIDEAARNAAAEDFAADAATFLGVRPAVDASVDTNPVSIVITHDPSAIDLTGVFGFISGTEMTASVTQLREGLAAAE
- a CDS encoding TadE/TadG family type IV pilus assembly protein — encoded protein: MKPTFLDIYRLQRRQVRRFLRMDEDGGTNTIEFVLWLPIFILILALVVDVCFLFLAQAVTFDVASDTARRRAVNFFTTDAAASNFLATEATFNNTAPVVATVTTSGVEVTARVEFAPGDLDLIGVLGFISSDRMSVQVLQLKEGI
- a CDS encoding rhodanese-like domain-containing protein, with product MTVQASLSIDECDPEETWNALKDDPRAQLVDVRTRPEWSFVGIADLTALGRETILSEWRMYPDMRVNARFADDLFAAFDAQIPSQIFFICRSGARSLDAARAVAEVAAQRGLHLRCVNVAEGFEGDLDPHRHRGSMNGWKARGLAWIQS
- the mutM gene encoding bifunctional DNA-formamidopyrimidine glycosylase/DNA-(apurinic or apyrimidinic site) lyase, with product MPELPEVETVRRGLEPVMTGHRIVRVETRRPDLRWPFPPRMAERLTGASVITLRRRSKYILADLDTRETLIIHLGMSGRMLISDGGPARALGEYVHERETPGKHDHVVLEMSGGARITFNDARRFGAMDLCPTAAVDGHKLLAALGPEPLGNEFSAGHLVARLAGRRTPIKAALLDQTIVAGLGNIYVCEALWRTGIHPKRLAGKLSRARIEALVPAIRDVLVEAIEAGGSSLRDYRQTDGELGYFQHSFAAYGREGEPCRRDGCTGTIRRIVQSGRSSFYCGGCQR
- a CDS encoding enoyl-CoA hydratase, with the translated sequence MGYETIIVETDEHVGTVRLNRPEALNALNSQLLEELAKALAAFDRNDKIRVIVLTGSEKAFAAGADVKEMAEKNFVDMFSEDFFTAQTESMLRVRKPIIAAVSGYALGGGCELAMMCDFIICSDTAKFGQPEINLGVIAGIGGTQRLTRLVGKSKSMEMHLTGRMMDAEEAERAGLVSRIVPAKDLMSEVMKTAEKISEKSPLAVMAVKEAVNRSYETTLREGILFERRLFNALFATEDQTEGMAAFVEKRTPQFRGK
- a CDS encoding Tad domain-containing protein produces the protein MTTLTRFRRDESGAATAWSIFWTVIFLLLAGLVIDVANAYRYRAALQATADASALGTLMAYKDVEKFSAYMGTGHVDTNDPEARGKTAGFTMANTNMDPVKNKTNVATRSNIEIGRWESGTFTPSLTNPNAARVTALRSDDNGNGLDMLLLNAFTALGYWNVGAVAIAEAYKAGCPAREGIMAGGTLNMSSNNEFRGDLCLHGEIFVDLQNNNFFYDETGVSYGQQGQICSGFSTCGEDVALRVAPTLENRITQEVDVMPDVARLYSDIYNTILNPDSALTDPRLKEFIPSALIATRDADGFAETLHHTSGAGLVEQHTITASAFNDLIEDAAAPVYTNGELVGPDLLSAYKNDVLIVNSCTGNNKTLKIDKPIVISDVVILTECDVSFDSEMVMSNTTLFTTSGEKGSGRAAVSGSAAVRIGTGTCEDPDGASQIFAAGDIKFAGQSIVEHSQLLSLNDVEYAAQPDASEGTLIWAGRDVKITSLGLWNGCIDRPGEPRAFIPDKYRLVY
- the rpsT gene encoding 30S ribosomal protein S20 yields the protein MANSPGSKKRARQALRRTDVNKARRSRVRTFIRRVEEAITGGDAQQAREALQQAQPEIMRSVTKGILHKNTASRKISRLAARVKALNA